Proteins from one Oryza sativa Japonica Group chromosome 12, ASM3414082v1 genomic window:
- the LOC4352244 gene encoding uncharacterized protein At2g34160, translating into MQAVREEEEQVVEEVVRAGAVAEEEEGPEEKEVAMVGEEMAEAEHDEEEAEAGASAKKNRIQVSTNKKPLYFYVNLAKRYMQNYDEVELSALGMAIGTVVTVAEILKNNGLATEKKILTSTIGTKDESKGRLVRKAKIEILLCKSENFNSIMSSKKSDRPKSAEEEIKV; encoded by the exons ATGCAGGcggtgagggaggaggaggagcaggtggtggaggaggtggtgagggcgggggcggtggcagaggaggaggaggggccggaggagaaggaggtggcgatggtcggggaggagatggcggaggcagagcacgacgaggaggaggcggaggccgggGCGTCGGCGAAGAAGAACCGGATCCAGGTCTCCACCAACAAGAAGCCACTCTACTTCTACGTCAACCTCGccaag AGGTACATGCAGAACTATGACGAAGTTGAGCTCTCTGCACTGGGAATGG CAATTGGCACGGTGGTGACTGTTGCTGAGATCCTCAAGAACAATGGCCTGGCCACTGAAAAGA AGATCCTGACATCAACCATTGGCACCAAGGATGAATCGAAGGGGCGGCTTGTCCGTAAAGCCAAG ATTGAGATTCTTCTTTGTAAATCAGAAAACTTCAACAGTATAATGTCCAGCAAGAAATCAGACCGCCCGAAATCCGCCGAGGAAGAGATCAAGGTCTGA
- the LOC107279672 gene encoding serine/threonine-protein kinase 54-like: MASSSSSSSDDLAASTIDLALEEKIAANALGGGNGGAEEEAAAWEIDLSKLSIRSVVAQGYHGTLFRADYGGHDVAVKVLDWREDGYSTPEQIAHLRASLADLAAVWHSFEHPNVARFFGASMGTTDLNIPAAASAAGGGEQRNTGEKPPADRACCVVVEFLGGGTLKKYLIEHYRSKLPYGEVVRLALSMARGLSFLHANNIVHRDVKTENMLFLGGGGGGDLKIADFGVARVEARDPREMTGATGTVGYMAPEVLVGKPYNRKCDVYSFGICLWETYCCEMPFTFGLSVAEASAAVAQRGMRPPIPPCCPPAMARVMARCWDADPAARPEMEEVVRMLEALDTSNGGGMVAPGKMKKKKKTTKKKKNEEEKMPGCFCFFGRS; this comes from the coding sequence ATGGcgtcgagcagcagcagcagcagcgacgatCTCGCCGCGAGCACCATCGACCTCGCGCTCGAGGAGAAGATCGCCGCCAacgcgctcggcggcggcaatggcggcgcggaggaggaggcggcggcgtgggagatcGACCTGTCGAAGCTGAGCATCCGCTCCGTCGTGGCGCAGGGGTACCACGGCACGCTGTTCCGGGCGGACTACGGCGGCCACGACGTCGCCGTGAAGGTGCTCGACTGGAGGGAGGACGGCTACTCGACGCCGGAGCAGATCGCCCACCTGCGCGCGTCgctcgccgacctcgccgccgtctggCACTCGTTCGAGCACCCCAACGTGGCGCGCTTCTTCGGCGCGTCCATGGGCACCACCGACCTCAacatcccggccgccgcctccgccgccggcggcggcgagcagcgcaacaccggcgagaagccgccgGCGGACAGGGCGTGCTGCGTGGTGGTCGAGTTCCTCGGCGGCGGGACGCTCAAGAAGTACCTGATCGAACACTACCGGAGCAAGCTCCCCTACGGCGAGGTCGTCCGCCTCGCGCTGTCCATGGCGCGCGGCCTCAGCTTCCTCCACGCCAACAATATCGTCCACCGCGACGTCAAGACGGAGAACATGCtcttcctcggcggcggcggcggcggcgacctcaaGATCGCCGACTTCGGCGTGGCCCGCGTGGAGGCGCGCGACCCGAGGGAGATGACCGGCGCGACGGGCACGGTGGGGTACATGGCGCCGGAGGTGCTCGTCGGGAAGCCGTACAACCGCAAGtgcgacgtgtacagcttcggcatCTGCCTGTGGGAGACGTACTGCTGCGAGATGCCCTTCACGTTCGGGCTCAGCGTCgcggaggcgtcggcggcggtggcgcagcgGGGGATGCGGCCGCCGATCCCGCCGTGCTGCCCGCCCGCCATGGCGCGCGTCATGGCGAGGTGCTGGGACGCCGacccggcggcgcggccggagatggaggaggtggtgcGGATGCTGGAGGCGCTCGACACGAGCAATGGCGGCGGGATGGTGGCGCCGgggaagatgaagaagaagaagaagacgacgaagaagaagaagaacgaggaggagaagatgccAGGGTGCTTCTGCTTCTTCGGTCGCTCGTAG